One Thermoanaerobacter pseudethanolicus ATCC 33223 DNA window includes the following coding sequences:
- a CDS encoding thioredoxin family protein: MDIKILGMGCAKCKALEENTKAALQELGIEAEVEKVQDLNKIIEYVMITPALVINEEVKVAGRVATKDEIKKYIEEYTK; this comes from the coding sequence ATGGATATTAAAATTCTTGGAATGGGATGCGCAAAGTGCAAAGCTTTGGAGGAAAATACAAAAGCTGCATTACAAGAACTAGGAATTGAAGCAGAAGTCGAAAAAGTTCAGGATTTAAATAAAATTATAGAATACGTAATGATTACACCTGCTCTCGTGATTAATGAAGAAGTCAAAGTTGCAGGCAGAGTTGCAACAAAGGATGAAATTAAAAAATACATTGAA